CAGGTCATGTGACAGGAGTGCACACATGATGTGTTCAGGTCATGTGACAGGAGTGCACACATGATGTGTTCAGGTCATGTGGCAGGAGGGCACGCATGGTGTGTTCAGGTCATGTGGCAGGAGGGTGTGCACGGTGTGTTCAGGTCATGTGGCAGGAGGGTGTGCACGGTGTGTTCAGGTCATGTGACAGGAGGGCACGCACGGTGTGTTCAGGTCATGTGGCAGGAGGGCACGCACGGTGTGTTCAGGTCATGTGGCAGGAGGGTGTGCATGGTGTGTTCAGGTCATGTGGCAGGAGGGTGTGCATGGTGGTTCTGAACATGCATGTGTGCCCAGAACCAAGGCTACAGGAAAGTTGTGCTATGTGACACCAGGAAACAGGATTTGTTACACGtttaactgtttgtttgtttgtttgtttatttatggtttttctaaccagagtttttctgtatagaccaggctggccccgaactcacagagatccacttgcctctgcctcccaaatgctgagattaaaggtgtgcatcaccaccccCAGGCTACACATTTTACTTCTGATTTTTGATTGTTGCACAGAAATGTCTGACTTGCCAAATGTTTTTTTGCCCGAGTAGAGCTGCAGCCCACAGttgaagaggcaggagggaatgGTGGCTGGGATCTCAGGTGGATCAGGTGACTCCCACACCAGTATCCCTCCCTACATGGATGTTAATGGGCCCAGTCTCTCAGGGGTCTCCTTTGGGTGGTGACAGCTGCTCTGATTGATGCAAGGCCCAAGAGGACAGAGTTCCACCGCCCACTCCCAGCTCTAAGTGGACAGGACTTGCGTCACACTGAGGAGATAGATGGCCAACCAGAGCCAACTGGGCTAAAGCCAGGCTGCCCTCAGCTGCCCTCAGCTGCCCAGAGGTCCAAGTGAGCCTGTGAAGAGCAGGCTGTGAGAGTTCCTTTCGATCCTTCTGCCACTAGAAGGCGGTCCAGTCCCTACCGCCTTAAGCACTGCCCTCCTGCCTGGAACAAGATGCCACATGGCAGAAGAGAGGGCGCACTCTGGGGTAGCCCCCGGGCTGCAAACTCTACCAGATCACTTGAGTGAAGCAGAGCTGAGCTGTCCCTGGGTCTTGTGAAAGTGTTAGGGTGGAACTGGACAGTGGTGAAAAACAttgctaatcccagcactcggaaggcagaggcaggcagatctctgcgtttgagatcagcctggttctcacagtgagtttcagaacagcgagggctgcatagagaaaccctatctggggaaaaaaaagtggtAGGCTTGTATCAGGTCCCTAGCACTTGGGCACAGTGGCAGAATTCTGCATTCTTGTGGGAGAGAGGCAGCCGGCCAAAGTGTGCACCTTTCCCTGGGTCATGGGTCTCAGGCAGTCTGGCTGTTTGTACTAAGACCCTACCTCACCTGCAAAGCCCTGTCCCCAGCCTTGTCCTGCATCCCTCAGACACTTCTGACACTTAAGGTTTAGTTACTTTAAAGCCCTGGCTGGGTCTAGCATCAAAGCAGTGTAACATCAGAACCCAAGCGGGGACTCATCCCTGTCTCTTTCACCACCAACCACCAGACTGTTGGTGCCAGTTCTGGGTCTTACATTTACTCCAGCTGGCTCTTCCCACTCCTGGTGGCATCCTGCCCTGCCCTTCCGCACTTGGGGAAGCCTTGCACTGTCTGTCGCTGTCTCAGGGGCACTTCTGGAGCTGGCATGTTGTCATAACAGACATGCGCAGCAGGGTTATCAGCCTGCGCGTTCCAAAGCCTTGAGTgggcacacagagaaagagggaatGCAAACAACAGCACAAAGGAGGGAGTAGCCAGGAGGATCGCGAGCCATGGCGCTGGGTCTCCTGGTAGCCAGGTCGAGAGGGAAACGTGGTGGGTCACTCACTGTCGGTGAGACCTGGCTTTAGGGACCTGGCAGAGGGTTCCCAGGAAATCAGCTGGAGATGCTCTTTTCTGCCAAGTCTTGCCCCAGGTCACCAGAGTGTCAGTCTTCGCAGGAGAAGGGGACAGAAAGGTCAAAGGTGGAGCACCCCGAACTGTGACTGGCAGATTCTGCCTAGTTAGAGAGATAGGAGGGTGCACTGGGGACTGTGGAAGGGCTATAGACCAGGTATCTGAGTTTGGGGACCCCCATGGCCTGGTGCGGAGCTGGTATAACCAATAGTAGGCTCTGGTGGGCAAGGAGAacaatgaagaaactgagacctAGTTCAAATCCCCGTACTCTGGGGATTTGACTGCCTTGGGAACCAGAGTAGAGAACAGTTTGTAGTGTTCAGAATGAAGGAGCCTGGAAGGTGGGTTTCTGGGAACACCGTATCAGGCCAAGGTAGGGATGCTGGGCTAAACAGGAGACATATCTACCCCCCCATGCCCAGATAAAGGCCAGCTTCCAAACTCCAGTGGGCAAACGTGGGCAGCCTGGCACACTGTACACTGTGACGTAAAAGTTGTGGTACTCAGCTTGTGGTCCAGAAGGACAAAGTAGGCACCGTCTGCCTGTCATTCATTGCTAGGGACGCTTCAACCACACCATAGCCTGCAGTGGAGAGGCAGCGTGGCTCTGGCAGTGTGCAAGCACCCTAGGATCTAGGCACTGCACACAAGGTCTGGGCAGGGGGCCGCATGGTAAAGGCTGGGGCAGGCCGCAGATCCAGGTCTGCGGGGCTGAGGCCAGGTGGGGGCAGCAGATGGTACCGCTGGAGGAGGCCGGcaaacagcaggaagagctccATCATGGCCAGGCTTTTTCCAACGCACACCCGGCGGCCTGAAAGAGAAACCAAAGCACCGTGTAGGGTGCCAGGCCTGCTCCTGGAGGGGAAAGGGCAAGCAAGAGCTAGTGAAGGCACTCCCTGGAGGCTGAGGGCCAGCAAGTTACCAGtggagaaaggcaggaaggcaCCCCGCTTCACGAACCGCCCATCTGCATCCAGGAAGTGGTGTGGGTTGAACTGGCTTGGGGTCTCCCATTGCGTCTTGTCCAGGAGCACTGAGGTCAGCAGAGGGATCACAGGCGTGCCCTATAGGGTAGAGGGGTCCCAAGGTAGGCTGATCTGCTTGGAGGGAGGGGACGGGGCAGAGCGCCACCTGGGGGAGTTcctgcctcccacctccaccaACTGGACAAGTGAATATGAGACCCAGGAAGTCCCCTGTCCACCCGATCAGAGCAAAGAAGTAGGACGGCACCTTGGGAAGCAGGTAGCCCCCCAGCTGGATATCAGCAGTTGTGCAGCGGGGCACATGGGGCAGGAGTGTGATGTACCGCTGGGTCTCATGCAGCACCGCACTGGTGTAGGGCAGCGCTCGCTGGTCCTCTGGCCGGGGTAGCTGCCCCGGGCCCAGCACTCGGTCCAGCTCCTCCTGCACGCGGCCTAGGCCAGAGGGTGGCACTGTTTGAGTGAGCCCCCCTTCCCCGGGCCCCTAAGGGTTCCAACCCCCTACCATAGGGTGACTCTCACCCTGCACATGCGGGTGCTTAACCATTAGGAAGACTGCCCACTGCAGTGTGGCTGCTGTGGTCTCTGTTCCAGCCATGACCATGTCCAGTGTGCAGGCCAGGACATTGGCCTCACCAAACATGTCCTCAGGGTCATCCTCCTGCAGGGCGGATGGTTAGAAATGGGCTTGAAGCTCTGGGGATCCAACCCCAACCTGTGGACCCACCCCAGTCCTAGGCGCCAGAGGAGAATGAAGTAGAAGtcaggcggggaggggggggcagTGAATAGCATTTACTGAGGGTCCACCCAGCCCCAGTGCCCATTCCAGGGACTTTGAGGAGCCAATCTCACAGAGGAGGAGACTGAGACTCCCAGCAGTCCCCAGCAGATGGGAAAGAACCCTCAGTAGTTCCCTCCCCGAACTGGGGCCACTAAGCCTCTGACTGGTCTCTGGGAAAGTCCCGGCCTGTCCACACCTGGCCCTGTTGGAGCAGAGCCTCCATGTAACTCGGCATGGGGCCGCCACTTGGCAAGGGTGGTCTCCGTGCCTTCAGCAGGGTTCTCAGGATGGCGCGCACCTCCTCGATCTTGCTCAAGACAGGCCTGTGCAACCGCAGCAGAGCCCCCAGCCGGGGGAAGGTGTTGAACAGCTGAGAGTGGGCGGGACAGTGGGGTAGGGTAGAGGTGAGGTGACGGATGCAGTCACTGTGAGCAAGCCAATCCATCTAGCAGCAGGTGCATCGGGCAATGCTGCCcctggccacaagagggcaccaggccaACAGTCCTGAAGGCTTACCACCCTCCTGGAAGTCTGGGGGCTAGGAGGGAATCTCAGGGCATTCAAGAAGGAGCCAGGTGACCTGATGTACTTGGATGGCCAAGACCAAGAGTAATGACTGCCTAGGAACGTGTTCCTTGCTATCATCGCTGAAAGGGAAGGGCAAAGGAGGGATGGCTACCATGGGGAAGGAGTCACAGCTATGGGGTCTCATAGGTCTTGGAGAGGGGCAATTTGTAGCTTACGGTAGAGTGGGTTTGGTGCCAGTAGGCATTTAGGATTCCAGCAGCCCCTACATTGGCAATTACTGGTAGGAAATACCACATACTGCTCTAAAGTGATAGGGACCATCCCTACTGCCCGAGCTATCCAGAGGGACCCTGCCTCTCCATCCCTCAGGGAGTGCTCTGAGGATGAACTCACTGCTTGCTCTGACTGCACAGGTGGGATGCTAAGAGCGTGCTCACCACAGTGaccgccctccctaccccctatGGGGTCTCATCCTGAGTCAGGGCCCAACTGTAATAGCTGGGTGCTGGTTACTATGTGTCTTCTAGGATTCAGTTAGCAGCATGGTGGCCCAAATCCAGGACTCTTTAAACTTTAGGGCACTGGGCATAGGAAGGGCTCATTTTCGTGATTTCTGTGTTGAGGAGCGTGTGGTCAAGAACATCTTTAGTTTCAGTACTCACGaggtagagacaagtggatctctgtgagttcgaagccagcctgatctatatagagttccaggacagccacaactacacagagagataCGAATGCtctgagattctctctcaaaaactaaataagagggaccggagagatggttcagtggttaagaacactggctactcttcaagaggacccaggttcaattcccagcacccacttggcagctcacaacagtctgtaactccagttccaggggacctgacaccctcacaacaataaataaatggtgcTTGGATGTGGGGGACCTCTGGAACATGGGCCCCACAATACTGCTAAGGTCTGCCAGAGAGCATAGGCTTGGTTCACGTGCAAAACGTGCCAACCAATGTCCATCTTTGACCAATGTCACCCATTCcttgctcattttatttttgttttctctttggaaacagggtctcatgtagcttcggctgccctcaaactcactatgtagtggaagatgaccttgaatttatgaccCTCCTGACTCCatatccagagtgctgggatggcaggtgtcTGGTGCTGGGCCTGAAACCCGGGGCTTCGTGCACGCTA
The Chionomys nivalis chromosome 3, mChiNiv1.1, whole genome shotgun sequence genome window above contains:
- the LOC130870689 gene encoding cytochrome P450 2W1; amino-acid sequence: MILLLLGVSGILLLLGLWGLLWGYARHRTLAPRWPPGPRPLPFLGNLHLLGVTQQDRALMELSERYGPVFTVHLGSQKTVVLSGYEVVREALVGTRQELADRPPIPIFQLIQQGGGIFFSSGAHWRAARQFTVRTLHSLGVGQPPMVGKVLQELACLERQLDSYGGQPFPLALLGWAPCNITFGLVFGQRFDYQDPVFVSLLSLIDQVMVLLGSPGIQLFNTFPRLGALLRLHRPVLSKIEEVRAILRTLLKARRPPLPSGGPMPSYMEALLQQGQEDDPEDMFGEANVLACTLDMVMAGTETTAATLQWAVFLMVKHPHVQGRVQEELDRVLGPGQLPRPEDQRALPYTSAVLHETQRYITLLPHVPRCTTADIQLGGYLLPKGTPVIPLLTSVLLDKTQWETPSQFNPHHFLDADGRFVKRGAFLPFSTGRRVCVGKSLAMMELFLLFAGLLQRYHLLPPPGLSPADLDLRPAPAFTMRPPAQTLCAVPRS